In a single window of the Nocardiopsis composta genome:
- a CDS encoding (2Fe-2S)-binding protein, whose translation MTLPRGAAGADSAPLPAGSRASAEEVRAALADLDGLGGFFPVLTGEAVPPDAGMPDWRPLSGLCAPDHLDGRIEATRRVFAERTGIGPAEVPPRIAASVLHLGIVERLLSPAIGAAVLHRIVPDPALWRWRPVPRGPLPLLAEGPGAAVPDAAAAPSDAAGALVGGYLDGLVEPVSRAVGSRVPVSPRVLRGNTASAVAGALRHLSAARPEAAPGASALLRELLTRHPLDGAGHLDDGGRFTRRSCCLYYRLPGGGKCGDCILLRPGEAPR comes from the coding sequence ATGACGCTTCCCCGCGGAGCCGCCGGAGCGGATTCCGCCCCGCTGCCCGCCGGCTCCCGGGCATCCGCCGAGGAGGTCCGGGCCGCCCTCGCCGACCTGGACGGCCTCGGCGGGTTCTTCCCGGTCCTGACCGGCGAAGCGGTGCCGCCCGATGCCGGGATGCCGGACTGGCGGCCGCTGAGCGGGCTGTGCGCGCCGGACCACCTGGACGGCCGGATCGAGGCCACTCGGCGCGTGTTCGCCGAGCGGACCGGCATCGGCCCGGCCGAGGTGCCGCCGCGGATCGCCGCCTCCGTGCTCCACCTGGGCATCGTCGAGCGGCTGCTCTCCCCGGCGATCGGCGCCGCGGTCCTGCACCGCATCGTCCCCGACCCGGCCCTCTGGCGCTGGCGCCCGGTGCCGCGCGGCCCGCTGCCGCTGCTGGCGGAGGGCCCGGGAGCGGCCGTGCCCGACGCCGCGGCCGCCCCGTCCGATGCCGCCGGCGCGCTGGTCGGCGGGTATCTGGACGGCCTGGTGGAACCGGTGTCCCGGGCGGTCGGCTCCAGGGTCCCGGTCTCGCCCCGCGTGCTGCGCGGCAACACCGCCTCGGCCGTCGCGGGCGCCCTGCGCCACCTCTCCGCGGCCCGCCCCGAGGCCGCCCCCGGCGCGTCCGCCCTGCTCCGCGAACTCCTCACCCGCCACCCCCTGGACGGCGCGGGACACCTGGACGACGGCGGGCGCTTCACCCGCCGCAGCTGCTGCCTCTACTACCGCCTCCCCGGCGGCGGGAAATGCGGCGACTGCATCCTGCTCCGCCCCGGCGAAGCGCCCCGCTGA
- a CDS encoding DUF1707 SHOCT-like domain-containing protein yields MTVPDDGLRASDRERDAALDRLRAAYQEGLLAGAEHERRAGAALAARTRGDLAPLLADLPDGAPPSRRTPVSPLRAWAVFSAVAFMLWVVPAAALGLGGPAVLAWLACCCLLGAPTVALSVLRRPSD; encoded by the coding sequence ATGACCGTGCCCGACGACGGACTCCGCGCCTCCGACCGGGAGCGGGACGCCGCCCTGGACCGGCTGCGCGCCGCCTACCAGGAAGGGCTGCTGGCCGGCGCCGAGCACGAGCGGCGGGCCGGCGCGGCGCTCGCCGCGCGCACCCGCGGCGACCTCGCCCCGCTCCTCGCCGACCTGCCGGACGGCGCCCCGCCCTCCCGGCGCACCCCGGTGAGCCCGCTCCGCGCCTGGGCGGTCTTCTCCGCCGTCGCGTTCATGCTGTGGGTCGTGCCCGCGGCCGCCCTCGGCCTCGGCGGGCCGGCGGTCCTCGCCTGGCTCGCCTGCTGCTGCCTGCTGGGCGCCCCCACCGTCGCGCTCTCCGTGCTGCGCCGCCCGAGCGACTAG
- a CDS encoding sigma-70 family RNA polymerase sigma factor: MTETEAGPESGRQGGSDAELGAALRGSGERASAALDGLYRRHWKAVLVYAKTCCRDPHTAEDLASEAFTRTLEAVRGGGGPGEAWRPYLLAVVRRTAAEWARTERRTELAPDFERWLERAPAEESGEDRVLRQEDGGMVRAAFRSLPERWQAVLWHTEVEGEAADRVAPLLGIGRSGVGSLASRAREGLREAYLTAHAATADAACRPYASLMGAEVRRAKQRPKRALGRHLDECPRCRAAFAELTGMNRRMRAVLPAAVLLWAGPFAGATALQTAAAGGVVGVAGAGSALAVGKMTSGPLLAGAAALGTATVIGGAAVLGGVPAPDADRPDPGGAATDRVEAGTGGSGGVLPAPGAASQEPAPDSVSEETPDDEDDKDERKDKKDEDESDSSRVQGDDLGPGADEARLMNAGTGACVLPEGDQVVLRACDGGEDEVWETFAAEPGDDRTWLRNAETGGCLDYGSGGGDGDAVTHGPCRADREGQMFRFLQHPDGTYYVVTEESDPEGNTFQLGVDDWDDGGAGWWGEPAPPPDDDSSLVTVYNYYDAVSLRFTVAE, translated from the coding sequence ATGACCGAGACCGAGGCCGGGCCGGAGAGCGGTCGGCAGGGCGGGTCGGATGCGGAGCTCGGAGCTGCGCTGCGGGGTTCCGGGGAGCGCGCGTCGGCGGCGCTGGACGGCCTCTACCGGCGGCACTGGAAGGCCGTGCTGGTCTACGCCAAGACCTGCTGCCGGGACCCGCACACCGCCGAGGACCTCGCCTCGGAGGCGTTCACCCGCACCCTGGAGGCGGTGCGGGGCGGCGGCGGCCCGGGGGAGGCGTGGCGGCCCTACCTGCTGGCGGTGGTCCGGCGGACCGCGGCCGAGTGGGCGCGCACCGAGCGCCGGACCGAGCTCGCCCCCGACTTCGAGCGCTGGCTGGAGCGGGCCCCCGCCGAGGAGAGCGGAGAGGACCGGGTGCTGCGCCAGGAGGACGGCGGCATGGTGCGCGCCGCCTTCCGGTCGCTCCCCGAGCGCTGGCAGGCCGTGCTCTGGCACACCGAGGTGGAAGGGGAGGCCGCCGACCGGGTCGCCCCGCTGCTCGGCATCGGCAGGAGCGGGGTCGGCTCGCTGGCCTCGCGGGCCCGGGAAGGGCTGCGCGAGGCGTACCTGACGGCGCACGCCGCGACGGCCGACGCCGCGTGCCGGCCGTACGCCTCGCTGATGGGCGCGGAGGTGCGCCGCGCCAAGCAGAGGCCCAAGCGCGCCCTCGGCCGGCACCTGGACGAGTGCCCCCGCTGCCGGGCCGCCTTCGCCGAGCTGACCGGGATGAACCGGCGGATGCGCGCGGTGCTGCCCGCCGCGGTGCTGCTCTGGGCCGGGCCGTTCGCCGGCGCCACCGCGCTGCAGACCGCCGCCGCGGGCGGCGTGGTCGGCGTGGCCGGGGCCGGGTCCGCGCTGGCGGTCGGCAAGATGACGTCCGGCCCGCTGCTGGCCGGCGCCGCGGCGCTGGGGACGGCGACGGTGATCGGCGGCGCGGCCGTGCTGGGCGGGGTCCCCGCGCCGGACGCGGACCGGCCGGACCCGGGCGGGGCGGCGACCGACCGGGTCGAGGCGGGCACCGGCGGGAGCGGGGGCGTGCTTCCGGCGCCCGGCGCGGCCTCCCAGGAGCCCGCCCCCGATTCGGTCTCCGAGGAGACGCCGGACGACGAGGACGACAAGGACGAGCGCAAGGACAAGAAGGACGAGGACGAGTCCGACTCCTCCCGGGTCCAGGGCGACGACCTCGGCCCGGGGGCGGACGAGGCGCGGCTGATGAACGCCGGCACCGGGGCCTGCGTCCTTCCCGAGGGCGACCAGGTGGTGCTGCGCGCCTGCGACGGCGGCGAGGACGAGGTGTGGGAGACCTTCGCCGCCGAGCCGGGCGACGACCGCACCTGGCTGCGGAACGCGGAGACCGGCGGCTGCCTCGACTACGGCTCGGGCGGCGGTGACGGCGACGCGGTCACCCACGGCCCTTGCCGGGCGGACCGGGAGGGGCAGATGTTCCGCTTCCTCCAGCACCCCGACGGCACCTACTACGTCGTCACCGAGGAGTCCGACCCCGAGGGCAACACCTTCCAGCTCGGCGTGGACGACTGGGACGACGGCGGCGCCGGCTGGTGGGGCGAGCCCGCCCCGCCGCCGGACGACGACTCGTCCCTGGTGACCGTCTACAACTACTACGACGCCGTCAGCCTGCGGTTCACGGTGGCCGAATGA
- a CDS encoding substrate-binding domain-containing protein, producing MNRSFTEETGAGIRLVRGDSPLAGVDTGEADAAVVRGDVPEGAKVRARRLSGERRVAAVARSAPLAARRVLDWAELAGHPLVVNTVTGTARPELWPPEARPQVRCTAGNVDEWVEAIAAGHGVGVAPEAVRRHAHPGVRYIRLKNAPEVPVHVVTPLDGAHPLAVRYAAAAERLLTAPGR from the coding sequence GTGAACCGCTCCTTCACCGAGGAGACCGGGGCGGGGATCCGGCTGGTGCGCGGGGACAGCCCGCTGGCCGGGGTGGACACCGGGGAGGCCGACGCCGCGGTGGTCCGCGGCGACGTCCCCGAGGGGGCGAAGGTGCGGGCCCGGCGGCTCTCCGGCGAGCGCCGGGTGGCCGCGGTCGCCCGGAGCGCGCCGCTGGCCGCGCGCCGGGTGCTGGACTGGGCCGAGCTGGCCGGCCACCCGCTGGTGGTGAACACCGTCACCGGCACCGCCCGCCCCGAGCTGTGGCCGCCGGAGGCCCGCCCGCAGGTCCGCTGCACCGCGGGGAACGTCGACGAGTGGGTGGAGGCGATCGCCGCCGGGCACGGCGTCGGCGTCGCCCCCGAGGCGGTCCGCCGGCACGCCCACCCCGGCGTCCGCTACATCCGGTTGAAGAACGCCCCCGAGGTACCGGTGCACGTGGTGACGCCGCTCGACGGCGCCCACCCGCTCGCGGTCCGCTACGCCGCGGCCGCCGAGCGCCTGCTCACCGCCCCGGGGCGGTGA